The following coding sequences are from one Odontesthes bonariensis isolate fOdoBon6 chromosome 10, fOdoBon6.hap1, whole genome shotgun sequence window:
- the phf8 gene encoding histone lysine demethylase PHF8, giving the protein MASVPVYCLCRLPYDVTRFMIECDICQDWFHGSCVGVEEDKAAEIDLYHCPNCQVTHGPSVMRKRRGANKHTEGSTARGRDPSRPVKTGSPQFVRELRSRTFPNADEVLLKPSGAQLTVEFLEEHSFSVPVLVLRRDGLGMTLPPSSFGVTDVEHYIGSDKEIDVIDVSRQCDLKMRLGDFVEYYNSPNRDRVLNVISLEFSETRLSNLVETPKIVRKLSWVENLWPEESVFERPNVQKYCLMGVKDSYTDFHIDFGGTSVWYHVLRGEKIFYLISPTPANLALFERWSSSSTQNEMFFGDQVDMCYKCSVKQGNTLFIPTGWIHAVLTPVDCLAFGGNFLHSLNIDMQLRAYEIEKRLSTAELFRFPNFETVCWYAGKHLLDTFRGLRENRRHPASYLVHGAKALNNAFRGWTRKEALQDHELEIPETINTQTLVKDLAKEIRLVEDIFQQNIGRTGPQFPGASLSKAPLSSSHNSGRPPGKKKGPKPKEVLGGLGSPGTKKKNQKGVLKADAGELDLIEIHTKHTLKKLQPGKSKHKNKLELPLEEFEGKLNKSKLKLVLTNGKIQGKKDGSSNGAGSAGKYKHLATEGSSLSDLETEDELQIDETPPPRRKPTGPSKKKKLSGLPRKLPRAKPCSDPNRIREPGEVDFDIEEDYTTDEEALAAHGVKSGAGGILDLLKASKQVAGLDSAALSEEAPASPSTRDAIQGMLSMANPPSSSSSSSSSSPSSVSGGLTEGLGVVKEKGGRAVWVTGGVKKTANSEKKPVIQRPGKRPIKRPARHLSDEESPDEQETLGTCFKDSDYVYPSLESDEEDHANKTKMKRKKNWDDTPWSPKARVMPTLPKQERPAREGARVASVETGLAAAAAKLAQQEQQKPAKRKYTKKQRPPAPVVTPPPVQTEPAPLSPAPASEPAADVSPERRMDYYSASLLDHEYTAGPGPFGPGGPRGSGAMAPGVFLTSRRPSLSPQNSSSHSGASLTGLASQGTTAVGQGKRPKKGLATAKQRLGKILKIHRNGKLLL; this is encoded by the exons ATGGCATCGGTGCCAGTGTACTGCTTGTGTCGCCTGCCATACGATGTGACACGCTTCATGATCGAGTGTGACATCTGTCAAGACTGGTTTCATGGAAG cTGTGTAGGAGTAGAGGAGGACAAAGCAGCTGAAATTGACTTGTACCACTGCCCGAACTGTCAGGTCACTCATGGGCCGTCTGTCA TGCGCAAACGTCGCGGAGCCAATAAGCACACAGAGGGAAGCACCGCTCGAGGAAGAGATCCAAGTCGGCCTGTTAAGACTGGCAGTCCACAGTTTGTAAGGGAGCTACGGAGTCGCACCTTCCCAAA TGCGGATGAAGTCCTGTTAAAGCCGTCAGGTGCACAGCTAACAGTTGAGTTTCTGGAAGAGCATTCATTCAGCGTTCCTGTCCTGGTGTTGAGGCGGGACGGCTTAGGCATGACCCTTCCTCCATCGTCGTTCGGCGTCACTGATGTAGAGCACTATATTG GTTCAGATAAAGAGATCGATGTGATTGATGTGTCTCGGCAATGTGATCTGAAGATGCGTTTGGGAGACTTTGTTGAATACTACAACAGCCCTAACAGAGACCGAGTGCTCAATGTGATCAGCCTGGAGTTCTCTGAGACCAG GCTCTCAAACTTGGTGGAAACTCCCAAGATTGTGAGGAAACTCTCATGGGTGGAAAACCTTTGGCCTGAAGAGTCTGTGTTTGAGCGCCCCAATGTGCAGAAGTACTGTCTGATGGGGGTGAAAGATAGCTACACAGACTTTCACATAGACTTTGGAGGCACCTCAGTGTGGTATCATGTCCTGAGG GGTGAGAAAATCTTCTACCTAATTTCTCCCACCCCAGCCAACCTGGCACTTTTTGAGCGGTGGAGTTCCTCGTCTACCCAGAATGAGATGTTCTTTGGAGACCAGGTTGATATGTGTTACAAGTGTTCTGTCAAACAAGGAAACACCTTGTTCATACCAACag GGTGGATTCATGCAGTGCTGACTCCAGTGGACTGCTTGGCCTTTGGAGGAAACTTCTTGCATAGTCTTAATATTGATATGCAGCTGAG GGCATATGAAATAGAGAAAAGATTAAGCACAGCGGAGTTGTTCAGATTTCCCAACTTTGAGACTGTATGCTGGTATGCTGGGAAGCACCTTCTTGACACTTTCAGAG GTTTGAGAGAAAATCGCAGGCACCCTGCCAGTTATCTCGTTCATGGAGCCAAGGCCCTGAACAATGCCTTCCGCGGCTGGACGCGTAAAGAG GCCTTACAAGATCATGAATTGGAGATCCCAGAGACCATCAATACTCAGACACTAGTGAAGGACCTGGCTAAGGAGATTCGTCTGGTCGAG GATATATTTCAACAGAACATTGGCCGCACTGGACCTCAGTTTCCTGGTGCATCACTCTCCAAAGCTCCATTGAGCTCCTCTCATAACTCTGGACGCCCCcctggaaaaaagaaaggacccAAGCCCAAGGAGGTGTTAGGGGGTCTTGGGTCCCCAGGAACCAAAAAGAAGAATCAGAAGGGGGTTCTTAAAGCCGACGCAGGAGAACTCGACCTCATTGAGATCCATACTAAACATACACTCAAGAAATTACAACCTGGCAAATCCAAACACAAGAACAAG TTGGAGCTGCCATTAGAGGAGTTTGAAGGAAAGCTAAATAAAAGCAAACTGAAACTTGTGCTTACCAATGGAAAGATACAAGG TAAGAAAGATGGTAGCAGTAATGGCGCAGGAAGTGCTGGAAAGTACAAGCATCTTGCTACCGAGGGATCCAGTCTTTCTGACTTAGAAACTGAGGATGAGTTGCAGATTGACGAGACGCCCCCTCCACGACGTAAGCCTACTGGACCTAgcaagaaaaagaaactaagTG GTCTTCCAAGGAAGCTCCCAAGAGCCAAACCTTGTTCTGACCCGAATCGCATCAGGGAGCCAGGAGAAGTTGACTTTGACATTGAG GAGGACTACACCACTGATGAAGAGGCACTGGCTGCCCATGGAGTGAAGAGTGGTGCAGGGGGCATCCTTGATTTATTAAAGGCCAGCAAGCAAGTAGCAGGCTTAGACTCTGCAGCACTCAG TGAGGAAGCCCCAGCCTCTCCCAGCACTCGGGATGCCATCCAGGGTATGCTCTCCATGGCCAACCccccctcctcatcctcctcttcctcctcttcctctccctcatCTGTCTCTGGGGGCCTGACAGAGGGATTAGGGGTCGTTAAGGAAAAGGGTGGCAGGGCTGTGTGGGTGACCGGCGGTGTCAAGAAGACCGCAAATTCTGAGAAGAAGCCTGTTATCCAGCGGCCTGGAAAACGGCCAATAAAAAGGCCAGCCCGTCATCTGAGTGACGAAGAGAGTCCAGATGAGCAAGAGACACTAGGAACTTGTTTTAAGGACTCCGATTATG tttaccCTTCCTTGGAGTCTGACGAGGAGGACCATGCCAACAAAACTAAGATGAAGCGGAAGAAAAACTGGGATGACACGCCATGGAGCCCAAAAG CGAGGGTGATGCCCACCCTTCCTAAGCAAGAACGACCAGCCAGGGAAGGTGCTAGAGTCGCCTCTGTAGAAACCGGCctggcagcagctgctgctaaATTGGCCCAACAA GAGCAGCAAAAGCCTGCCAAAAGGAAGTACACCAAAAAGCAGCGTCCTCCTGCTCCCGTTGTCACTCCTCCACCTGTTCAGACTGAGCCTGCCCCTCTCTCCCCAGCACCTGCTTCAGAGCCTGCAGCAGATGTCAGCCCAGAAAGGCGGATGGATTATTACTCTGCCAGTCTGTTAGACCATGAATACACAGCAGGACCAGGACCTTTTGGCCCCGGAGGCCCAAGGGGCAGCGGAGCCATGGCTCCTGGTGTATTCCTTACTTCTCGAAGACCTTCCCTGTCCCCTCAGAATAGCAGCTCTCATTCTGGTGCATCCCTTACTGGTTTAGCCAGCCAAGGGACAACAGCAGTTGGTCAAG gcAAACGCCCAAAGAAAGGACTTGCAACCGCAAAGCAGAGACTGGGAAAAATTCTGAAAATTCACCGCAATGGCAAACTTCTCTTGTGA